One segment of Nothobranchius furzeri strain GRZ-AD chromosome 13, NfurGRZ-RIMD1, whole genome shotgun sequence DNA contains the following:
- the si:ch1073-145m9.1 gene encoding uncharacterized protein si:ch1073-145m9.1, which translates to MRLRSGGGRKVMLFWPNIVGYIRISLVFAAWAAHQSPAAFVPLYTLASVLDGVDGWLARKLGQTSRFGAWLDVLVDNLSRSMLWSLLFQWGWLVSTLEWCVFVCNHSTRGPDWKSSFSSSPRLIRAIMANGLWTPLGVWVVSGLHGLPLWLYLHQNDLLSDWLGLQPWVQSVGTVVLAAGRVMALSAEMWCIWTHIHYLTSDETEDKKLTT; encoded by the exons ATGAGGCTTCGCTCCGGAGGTGGACGCAAAGTTATGCTGTTTTGGCCGAATATAGTTG GATACATCAGGATTAGCCTTGTGTTTGCTGCCTGGGCTGCTCATCAGTCTCCAGCTGCGTTTGTTCCTCTGTACACACTGGCCTCAGTCCTGGACG GAGTAGATGGCTGGCTGGCGAGGAAGCTGGGCCAGACCTCCAGGTTTGGGGCTTGGCTGGACGTGTTGGTGGACAACCTCAGCAGAAGCATGCTGTGGAGTCTGCTGTTTCAG TGGGGCTGGCTGGTGTCGACGCTGgagtggtgtgtgtttgtgtgtaaccaCAGCACCAGGGGACCGGACTGGAAGAGCAGCTTCAGCAGCAGTCCTCGCCTCATACGGGCCATCATGGCAAACG GGCTGTGGACTCCTCTGGGTGTGTGGGTGGTGAGTGGGCTGCACGGCCTCCCTCTGTGGCTTTACCTGCATCAGAATGATCTGCTGTCTGACTGGTTGGGCCTGCAGCCTTGGGTCCAGTCTGTGGGGACAGTGGTTCTGGCTGCGGGGCGTGTGATGGCGCTGTCAGCAGAG ATGTGGTGCATCTGGACACACATCCATTACCTGACCAGCGATGAGACGGAGGACAAAAAACTGACAACATGA
- the appbp2 gene encoding amyloid protein-binding protein 2 encodes MAAVELEWIPETLYNTAISAVVDNYSRSRRDIRSLPENIQFDVYYKLYQQGRLCQLGGEFCELEVFAKVLRASDKRHLLHHCFQALMDHGVKVASVLANSFSRRCSYIAESDAHVKEKAIQFGFVLGGFLSDAGWYGDAEKVFLSCLQLCTLHSEVLHCFRAVECCVRLLHVRNGNCKYHLGEETFKLAQSYMDKLAKHGHQANKAALYGELCALLFAKSHYDEAYRWCIEAMKEITPGLPVKVVVDVLRQASKACVVKREFRKAEQLIKHAVFLAREHFGHKHPKYSDTLLDYGFYLLNVDNICQSVAIYQTALDIRQSVFGGKNIHVATAHEDLAYSSYVHQYSSGKFDNALFHAERAIDIITHILPEDHLLLASSKRVKALILEEIAIDCHNKETEERLLQEAHDLHLSSLQLAKKAFGEFNVQTAKHYGNLGRLYQSMRKFKEAEEMHVKAIQIKEQLLGHEDYEVALSVGHLASLYNYDMNQYEDAERLYLRSIAIGKKLFGEGYSGLEYDYRGLIKLYNSVGNYEKVFEYHNVLTNWNRLRDRQFAVADALEDVNTTPQQTQEVVRAFLQAQSLGPTRPCLG; translated from the exons ATGGCTGCGGTGGAGCTCGAATGGATCCCTGAAACGCTGTACAACACCGCAATCTCAGCTGTGGTGGACAACTACAGCCGATCGAGAAGGGACATCCGTTCGCTCCCAGAAAACATCCAGTTTGATGTTTACTACAAG ctttaCCAGCAGGGCCGGCTCTGCCAGCTGGGAGGGGAGTTCTGTGAGCTGGAGGTGTTTGCTAAAGTGCTGCGAGCCTCAGACAAAAG ACATCTCCTGCACCACTGTTTCCAGGCGCTGATGGACCACGGTGTGAAAGTGGCCTCAGTTCTAGCAAACTCCTTCAGCCGTCGCTGCTCCTACATCGCTGAGTCTGATGCCCACGTCAAAGAGAAGGCCATCCAGTTTGGCTTTGTGCTCG GTGGCTTCTTGTCTGACGCTGGCTGGTATGGAGATGCAGAGAAGGTGTTTCTGTCGTGCCTGCAGCTGTGCACGCTTCACAGCGAGGTCCTTCACTGTTTTCGGGCCGTGGAGTGCTGTGTCAG gctgcttcatgtccgCAACGGTAACTGTAAGTACCACCTGGGGGAGGAGACCTTCAAGCTCGCTCAGTCTTACATGGACAAACTAGCCAAACATGGCCACCAGGCCAACAAGGCCGCACTGTACGGCGAGCTTTGTGCCTTGCTCTTTGCCAAAAGCCACTACGATGAG GCATACAGATGGTGTATAGAGGCTATGAAAGAAATCACTCCTGGGTTGCCTGTCAAAGTAGTTGTGGATGTTCTCCGACAAGCCTCCAAG GCTTGCGTGGTGAAAAGGGAGTTcagaaaagcagagcagctgATCAAACACGCGGTGTTTCTAGCAAG AGAGCATTTTGGCCACAAGCATCCCAAATACTCCGACACGCTGCTAGATTACGGCTTTTACTTGTTAAATGTAGACAATATATGCCAATCAGTTGCTATTTATCAG ACCGCCCTGGACATCCGACAGTCTGTGTTTGGGGGGAAGAACATCCACGTAGCCACGGCACACGAAGACCTGGCGTACTCCTCATATGTCCACCAGTATAGCTCTGGGAAGTTTGACAATGCTTT ATTCCATGCAGAACGCGCCATAGACATCATCACTCATATTCTGCCTGAAGACCACCTTCTGCTGGCCTCCTCCAAAAGAGTCAAAG CCCTGATCCTGGAGGAAATTGCTATTGACTGCCACAATAAAGAGACAGAAGAGCGCCTGCTGCAGGAGGCTCACGACCTGCACCTCTCCTCACTGCAGCTGGCCAAGAAGGCCTTTGGGGAGTTCAACGTTCAGACGGCCAAACACTACGGCAACCTTGGCCGACTCTACCAGTCCATGAGGAAGTTCAAG GAGGCAGAGGAGATGCATGTAAAAGCCATCCAAATCAAGGAGCAGCTTCTGGGTCATGAGGACTATGAGGTGGCTCTGTCTGTGGGTCATCTGGCTTCTCTTTACAACTATGACATGAACCAGTACGAGGATGCAGAGAGGCTCTACCTGCGCTCTATTGCTATTG GTAAGAAGCTGTTTGGAGAGGGTTACAGCGGGCTGGAGTACGACTATCGAGGCCTGATCAAACTCTACAACTCGGTGGGGAACTACGAGAAGGTGTTTGAGTACCACAACGTTCTGACCAACTGGAACCGGCTGAGGGACCGGCAGTTTGCCGTGGCAGACGCTCTGGAGGACGTCAACACAACACCACAGCAGACCCAGGAAGTGGTCCGAGCTTTCCTCCAGGCCCAGAGCCTCGGCCCGACCCGGCCCTGTCTGGGCTGA
- the ppm1da gene encoding protein phosphatase 1D, whose translation MENALLMRVSVFTDQGGRKYMEDVTEVIVEPEPGEEEPTAGERGESAGFDGTSSSLNKDNEPDPKDGTVESPQVTEASDDPVRTEGRKIYVETCLQGNGKPPREALPSSTTSSRRSVAFFAVFDGHGGREAAQFARDYLWELIKKQRGFWSDCDQEVCSAIRKGFVACHHAMWKKLPEWPKTLTGLPSTSGTTASVVVLRGNRMYVAHVGDSAVVLGVQDDPSVPFIKAVEVTEDHKPELPRERERIEGLGGSVIKKSGVNRVVWKRPRLCHNGPVRRSTVIDQIPFLAVARALGDLWSYDFYSGEFVVSPEPDTDVVILDPRKHRYIILGSDGLWNMVPPQEAISMCQNNDDEMAPREVSSARQLVSHALLRWRQRMLRADNTSAIVIALLEAGTSQETLHHEEVLLDLAQVSQSPPTSLSRADTPLLQRPQDEDSTAAVCDFLPPLERRDGLSGSNSLFHMSLSDPFAPLCPSSSSSTDSPSYPSSVTGRTVGSKRTSNGAISSGLLLKKAKRRTCDRPPLVQHNAEKKQKESNNVSPILQQHNKTSVCVC comes from the exons ATGGAGAACGCCCTATTGATGCGAGTAAGTGTGTTTACAGACCAAGGAGGCAGAAAGTACATGGAGGACGTCACCGAGGTAATAGTCGAGCCCGAGCCGGGAGAGGAAGAGCCGACTGCGGGTGAGCGAGGGGAGAGTGCGGGGTTTGATGGTACCTCCAGCTCTCTGAACAAAGACAATGAGCCAGATCCGAAAGACGGAACCGTGGAATCTCCGCAGGTCACAGAGGCATCCGACGACCCAGTGCGAACTGAAGGCCGAAAAATATATGTGGAGACGTGTTTACAGGGAAATGGTAAACCACCCCGAGAGGCTTTGCCGAGTAGCACGACTAGCTCCCGCCGGTCCGTGGCATTCTTTGCGGTGTTTGACGGCCATGGAGGTCGCGAGGCTGCACAGTTTGCACGAGACTATCTTTGGGAATTAATCAAAAAGCAGCGGGGGTTCTGGTCCGACTGCGACCAGGAGGTCTGCTCGGCTATACGCAAAGGATTTGTAGCCTGCCATCATGCTATGTGGAAAAAGCTGC CTGAATGGCCCAAAACCCTCACAGGCCTCCCGAGTACATCAGGAACCACGGCAAGTGTTGTGGTCCTCAGAGGAAACCGCATGTATGTGGCCCATGTTGGAGATTCTGCAGTGGTTCTGGGGGTCCAAGATGACCCGTCAGTCCCTTTTATAAAAGCTGTGGAAGTCACAGAAGACCACAAACCTGAATTACCAAGAGAGCGGGAACGCATCGAAGGTCTAGGGGGGAG CGTGATCAAGAAGTCGGGAGTGAACCGGGTGGTCTGGAAGAGGCCGAGGCTCTGTCACAACGGCCCAGTTCGCCGGAGCACCGTGATTGACCAGATACCTTTCTTGGCAGTAGCCCGAGCTTTAG GTGACCTGTGGAGCTATGACTTTTACAGTGGGGAGTTTGTGGTGTCTCCAGAGCCAGACACCGACGTGGTGATACTCGACCCCAGAAAACATCGCTACATCATCCTGGGGAGCGACGGTCTGTGGAATATGGTTCCCCCGCAGGAGGCCATCTCCATGTGTCAGAACAATGATGATGAAATG GCTCCGCGTGAGGTATCGAGTGCTCGACAGCTGGTCAGCCATGCTCTGCTGCGATGGCGCCAGAGGATGCTGCGTGCGGACAACACCAGTGCCATTGTGATTGCCCTGCTAGAGGCAGGAACCTCACAGGAAACACTTCATCATGAAGAAGTGCTGCTCGACCTGGCCCAGGTGTCCCAGTCTCCGCCCACCTCCCTATCCAGAGCAGACACCCCTCTCCTTCAG CGGCCTCAGGACGAAGACTCTACCGCTGCCGTGTGTGACTTTCTTCCTCCTCTGGAGAGACGCGATGGATTATCAGGAAGCAACAGCCTGTTCCACATGAGTCTGTCTGACCCTTTTGCACCGCTGtgtcccagcagcagcagcagcactgacTCTCCCAGTTACCCCAGTTCAGTGACTGGCAGGACAGTCGGCAGCAAAAGAACTAGTAATGGAGCCATCTCATCAGGATTACTGCTGAAGAAAGCCAAACGCAGGACTTGTGACAGACCGCCGTTGGTGCAGCACAACGCAGAGAAGAAACAGAAGGAATCGAACAATGTGTCCCCCATTCTCCAGCAGCATAACAagaccagcgtgtgtgtgtgctga